A genome region from Sphingomonas sp. BGYR3 includes the following:
- a CDS encoding DUF885 family protein, which translates to MLIDRRRLLTTTATLASAAIVPRYASAATDADAAARALIDGATEAILRENPEGATSLGIDTGKRAALKARMADKSPQGIRAIAGAVDQRIAAMKAVDEDRLSEATRIDLEVTLAAHEIAAAGYRFPYGDVAFGGWRNSPYVVAQNVGAFLDVPQFLDDSHTVETPWDAEAYLARLDGYARQLDGETERLRDAAGRGVILPDFNLAKAINQLKIAQKGDPREWTIVSSLARRTGSMNADYATRAEAIARARIAPALARQLAELESHVPRATSDAGAWKLPEGDAYYAWALSAATTTRLTPDEIHEMGKVQLAELQGQMDTILKSIGYRDGSVGERMTALGKDPKYLFPNNDDGRRQIIALLEKSIADMRRKMPEAFTVLAPGRVEVKRMAPEVEPGAPGAYGGAGTIDGKVPGRLWINLRTTEIWPRYALPDLAFHESIPGHAWQGEYTFKLPLIRSMLGFNAYSEGWALYAEQLADELGYYADDPVMRLGYLQSLGFRACRLVVDTGIHAKRWTRDQAIQWFATTNGSTVEEVRGEVDRYCSWPGQACGYKVGHSYINRLRDHAKQMLGPKFDFRTFNDAVVTGGGVPMTVLDKVVERYIQRRSA; encoded by the coding sequence TTGCTGATTGATCGCCGCCGCCTGCTCACCACGACCGCAACCTTGGCCAGCGCCGCCATCGTCCCGCGCTATGCCAGCGCCGCAACAGATGCCGATGCGGCTGCACGCGCGCTGATCGACGGCGCAACCGAAGCGATCCTGAGGGAAAATCCGGAGGGTGCCACCTCGCTTGGCATTGATACCGGCAAGCGCGCGGCGCTGAAGGCGCGGATGGCGGACAAGTCGCCACAGGGTATCCGGGCCATTGCGGGCGCGGTCGACCAGCGGATCGCCGCGATGAAGGCGGTGGACGAGGACCGGCTGAGCGAGGCAACCCGCATCGATCTTGAGGTCACGCTGGCGGCGCACGAGATCGCGGCGGCGGGATATCGCTTTCCCTATGGCGATGTCGCCTTTGGCGGGTGGCGCAACTCGCCCTATGTCGTGGCGCAGAATGTCGGCGCGTTTCTGGACGTGCCGCAATTCCTTGACGACAGCCACACCGTCGAAACACCCTGGGATGCAGAGGCGTATCTGGCGCGGCTGGACGGCTATGCCCGGCAGCTGGATGGCGAGACGGAACGGCTGCGCGATGCCGCCGGGCGCGGCGTAATCCTGCCCGACTTCAACCTGGCCAAGGCGATCAACCAGCTGAAAATCGCGCAAAAGGGCGATCCAAGGGAATGGACCATCGTGTCATCCCTGGCCCGGCGGACGGGATCGATGAACGCCGATTACGCCACCCGTGCCGAGGCGATTGCGCGGGCACGCATTGCCCCCGCCCTTGCCCGCCAGCTTGCCGAACTGGAAAGCCATGTGCCGCGCGCGACCAGCGATGCCGGGGCGTGGAAACTGCCCGAAGGGGATGCCTATTACGCCTGGGCGCTCAGCGCCGCGACGACCACTCGCCTGACCCCGGACGAAATCCACGAGATGGGCAAGGTGCAGCTGGCCGAGCTGCAGGGGCAGATGGATACGATCCTGAAATCCATCGGCTATCGCGACGGCAGCGTGGGCGAACGGATGACCGCGCTGGGCAAGGATCCGAAATATCTGTTCCCCAACAATGACGATGGCCGGCGTCAGATCATCGCGCTGCTGGAAAAATCCATCGCCGACATGCGCCGCAAGATGCCGGAGGCGTTCACCGTCCTGGCCCCCGGCCGGGTCGAGGTGAAGCGGATGGCGCCGGAGGTGGAGCCGGGCGCACCCGGTGCCTATGGCGGCGCGGGCACGATCGACGGCAAGGTGCCGGGCCGGTTGTGGATCAACCTGCGCACCACGGAAATCTGGCCGCGCTATGCCCTGCCCGATCTGGCGTTTCACGAAAGCATCCCCGGCCATGCGTGGCAGGGCGAATATACGTTCAAATTGCCACTGATCCGGTCGATGCTGGGCTTCAACGCCTATTCCGAAGGCTGGGCGCTCTATGCCGAACAGCTGGCGGACGAGCTTGGCTATTACGCCGACGATCCCGTCATGCGGCTGGGCTATCTGCAAAGCCTGGGCTTTCGCGCGTGCCGCCTGGTGGTCGACACCGGCATCCATGCCAAGCGATGGACCCGCGATCAGGCGATCCAGTGGTTCGCCACCACCAACGGCTCGACGGTCGAGGAAGTGCGGGGCGAGGTTGATCGCTATTGCAGCTGGCCGGGCCAGGCGTGCGGGTACAAGGTCGGGCACAGCTATATCAACCGGCTGCGCGATCATGCAAAGCAGATGCTGGGGCCGAAGTTCGATTTCCGGACGTTCAACGACGCGGTGGTGACCGGTGGCGGCGTGCCGATGACCGTTCTGGACAAGGTCGTCGAACGCTACATCCAGCGCCGTTCAGCCTGA
- a CDS encoding NfeD family protein: protein MSFDGNIGFLWLILAALLGLAELIVPGAFLVFLAAGAALTGVLALIFPDLGIIGQLIGLAAWTTAAVLIGKRWYGDWPVASADPLLNDRAARMVGQTVTVVEPLSEGSGRVRVGDGEWPATGPDMPAGARGRIERVDGGLLVIAPLATLSPPASE, encoded by the coding sequence GTGAGCTTTGACGGGAATATCGGTTTTCTCTGGCTGATCCTGGCGGCGCTGCTCGGCCTGGCCGAACTGATCGTGCCGGGTGCTTTCCTGGTCTTTCTGGCGGCGGGTGCGGCGCTGACCGGTGTCTTGGCGCTGATCTTTCCGGATCTGGGCATCATCGGCCAGCTGATCGGCCTTGCGGCATGGACGACCGCCGCCGTGCTGATCGGCAAGCGGTGGTATGGCGACTGGCCGGTCGCCAGCGCCGACCCGCTGCTGAATGACCGTGCGGCGCGCATGGTGGGTCAGACAGTGACGGTCGTGGAGCCGCTGTCTGAGGGCAGCGGACGGGTGCGCGTCGGGGACGGCGAATGGCCCGCCACCGGCCCGGATATGCCCGCCGGCGCGCGCGGGCGCATCGAACGGGTCGATGGCGGCTTGCTTGTTATCGCGCCGCTCGCCACCCTGTCGCCACCTGCATCTGAATGA
- a CDS encoding SPFH domain-containing protein: MDLVISGVFALVMLVIMYLFASIKIVRQGYEYTIEHFGRFTNVARPGFNLYPAFFYRVGRKINMMEQVIDIPGQEIITKDNAMISTDGVVFFQVLDAAKAAYEVSDLYVALLQLTTTNLRTVMGAMDLDETLSKRDEINARLLAVVDHATTPWGVKITRVEIKDIRPPADIVNAMGRQMKAEREKRANILEAEGTRASEILRAEGQKQARILEAEGRRESAFRDAEARERAAQAEATATQVVSQAIEQGGVQSLNYFIAQKYVEAVGKFATSPNAKTILFPVEATQLIGTLGGIGELAKEALGNPAKPPAPPAPPAGKRISPFAGEE, from the coding sequence ATGGATTTGGTGATTTCGGGCGTCTTTGCGCTCGTCATGCTGGTGATCATGTATCTGTTCGCCAGTATCAAGATCGTGCGCCAAGGGTATGAATACACGATCGAACATTTCGGCCGCTTCACCAATGTCGCCCGGCCGGGGTTCAACCTGTATCCGGCATTCTTCTATCGCGTCGGTCGCAAGATCAACATGATGGAACAGGTGATCGACATTCCGGGGCAGGAGATCATCACCAAGGACAATGCGATGATCTCGACCGACGGGGTCGTGTTCTTTCAGGTGCTCGACGCGGCCAAGGCTGCGTATGAGGTTTCCGACCTGTATGTCGCTCTGCTTCAGTTGACGACGACCAATCTGCGCACCGTGATGGGCGCGATGGACCTGGATGAAACCCTGTCCAAGCGGGACGAGATCAACGCGCGCCTGCTGGCGGTGGTCGACCATGCGACGACGCCATGGGGAGTCAAGATCACCCGCGTCGAGATCAAGGACATCCGGCCGCCCGCCGATATCGTCAACGCGATGGGCCGCCAGATGAAGGCGGAACGCGAAAAACGCGCCAACATCCTGGAGGCAGAGGGCACGCGCGCGTCCGAAATCCTGCGCGCAGAGGGCCAGAAACAGGCCCGCATCCTGGAAGCCGAAGGCCGCCGCGAATCCGCATTCCGCGATGCGGAGGCCCGTGAACGCGCGGCGCAGGCCGAAGCGACCGCCACTCAGGTCGTCTCTCAAGCGATCGAACAGGGCGGCGTTCAATCGCTCAACTATTTCATCGCGCAGAAATATGTAGAGGCGGTGGGCAAATTCGCCACCAGCCCCAATGCCAAGACGATCCTGTTCCCGGTCGAGGCCACGCAGCTGATCGGCACGCTGGGCGGCATCGGCGAACTGGCCAAGGAGGCACTGGGCAACCCGGCCAAGCCCCCTGCGCCCCCCGCCCCGCCCGCCGGAAAGCGGATCAGCCCCTTTGCCGGCGAGGAGTGA
- a CDS encoding CoA ester lyase, with the protein MSTAETAPRSVLFLPANNPRAMAKARELPVDMVVLDLEDAVKPEDKEAARQAARDCPGFPGKLFGIRVNARESDEHGDDLKAVRKSAATHVVVPKVEQPETVIIASSSARRPALAMIETAAGAMNVGPIASVSGWGYSIAGLIAGTNDLAASLRLPPRAGRAAMTTALQLIVLAARGRDIWAIDGVFNRLSDPDGLAAECAEGRMLGFDGKSLIHPGQVDACHQAFAPTEAEIEAARQLIAAFTGGAQRHEDTMIEAMHVDRARAMLTRAGLTP; encoded by the coding sequence ATGAGCACAGCCGAAACCGCACCCCGATCCGTCCTGTTCCTGCCCGCCAACAATCCGCGCGCCATGGCCAAGGCACGCGAGCTGCCCGTCGACATGGTGGTGCTCGATCTTGAAGATGCGGTTAAGCCCGAAGACAAGGAAGCGGCACGTCAGGCCGCACGCGATTGTCCCGGCTTTCCGGGCAAGCTGTTTGGCATCCGCGTCAACGCGCGCGAAAGCGATGAGCATGGCGATGACCTGAAGGCGGTGCGTAAATCGGCGGCGACCCATGTCGTTGTGCCGAAAGTGGAGCAGCCCGAAACCGTCATCATCGCCAGCAGTTCTGCGCGCCGCCCTGCGCTGGCGATGATCGAAACCGCCGCCGGGGCGATGAATGTCGGGCCGATCGCGTCGGTTTCGGGCTGGGGGTATTCGATTGCAGGACTGATCGCGGGGACCAACGATCTGGCCGCATCGCTGCGCCTGCCGCCGCGGGCTGGGCGGGCGGCGATGACGACCGCCTTGCAGCTGATCGTCCTTGCCGCGCGCGGCCGCGACATCTGGGCCATCGATGGCGTATTCAATCGCCTTTCCGATCCCGACGGGCTGGCCGCCGAATGTGCGGAGGGGCGGATGCTGGGGTTCGATGGCAAATCGCTGATCCATCCCGGACAGGTCGATGCGTGCCATCAGGCATTTGCCCCGACCGAGGCGGAAATCGAAGCTGCAAGACAGCTGATCGCGGCCTTTACCGGCGGTGCGCAGCGGCACGAAGATACGATGATCGAGGCGATGCACGTCGACCGGGCGCGTGCGATGCTGACACGGGCGGGCCTGACCCCCTAG
- the guaB gene encoding IMP dehydrogenase, with the protein MEIPLGLTFDDVLLVPAESEVLPSGADTRTRVSRGLALNIPFLSSAMDTVTESDMAIVMAQMGGIGVLHRNLTVEEQVAAVRAVKRFESGMVVNPITIAPDAPLAEAQALMARHRISGIPVVEKSGRLAGILTHRDTRFAENPGQPVSELMTRDNLATVSPGVSQEEARRLLHQRRIEKLLVVDDAYHCIGLITVKDIEKAVTYPSATKDAAGRLCVAAATTVGDKGFERTEALVDAECDVIVIDTAHGHNREVARAVERVKRLSNSVQVIAGNVATAEATRALIGAGADGVKVGIGPGSICTTRVVAGVGVPQLTAVMESAKAAREHDVPVIADGGIRTSGDVAKALAAGASAVMIGSLLAGTEEAPGETFLYQGRAYKSYRGMGSVGAMARGSADRYFQADIKDQMKLVPEGIEGQVPFKGPAKDVIHQLVGGVKAAMGYTGSHTIPELQERARFVRITNAGLRESHVHDVTITREAPNYPTR; encoded by the coding sequence ATGGAAATCCCCCTTGGCCTGACATTCGACGATGTGCTGCTGGTTCCGGCGGAATCGGAAGTGCTGCCCAGCGGCGCCGACACCCGGACGCGCGTGTCGCGGGGCCTGGCCCTCAACATCCCGTTCCTGTCGTCGGCGATGGATACGGTGACCGAAAGCGACATGGCGATCGTGATGGCGCAGATGGGCGGCATCGGCGTGCTGCACCGCAATCTGACCGTCGAGGAACAGGTCGCCGCCGTGCGGGCCGTGAAGCGGTTCGAAAGCGGCATGGTGGTCAATCCGATCACGATTGCGCCCGATGCCCCGCTGGCCGAGGCACAGGCGCTGATGGCCCGTCACCGGATCAGCGGGATTCCCGTGGTGGAAAAATCGGGCCGCCTGGCCGGGATCCTGACCCACCGCGACACCCGCTTTGCCGAAAATCCCGGTCAGCCGGTCAGCGAGCTGATGACCCGCGATAATCTGGCCACCGTTTCCCCCGGCGTCAGTCAGGAGGAGGCGCGCCGCCTGCTGCACCAGCGGCGGATCGAAAAGCTGCTGGTCGTCGATGATGCGTATCACTGCATCGGCCTGATCACGGTCAAGGACATTGAAAAGGCCGTCACCTATCCCAGCGCGACCAAGGACGCTGCCGGGCGGCTGTGCGTCGCGGCCGCGACCACGGTTGGTGACAAGGGGTTCGAACGGACCGAGGCGCTGGTCGATGCCGAATGCGATGTGATCGTCATTGATACCGCCCATGGCCATAACCGCGAGGTTGCCCGCGCCGTGGAGCGGGTGAAGCGGCTGTCCAATTCGGTTCAGGTCATTGCCGGCAACGTCGCCACTGCCGAGGCGACCCGCGCGCTGATCGGCGCCGGGGCGGACGGGGTAAAGGTGGGCATCGGCCCCGGCTCCATCTGCACCACGCGCGTCGTTGCCGGCGTTGGCGTGCCGCAGCTGACCGCGGTGATGGAATCGGCAAAGGCCGCGCGCGAGCATGACGTGCCGGTCATCGCCGATGGCGGCATCCGCACGTCGGGCGATGTTGCCAAGGCGCTGGCCGCCGGTGCGTCTGCCGTGATGATCGGTTCGCTGCTGGCCGGAACCGAGGAAGCGCCGGGCGAGACGTTCCTGTATCAGGGCCGGGCGTACAAAAGCTATCGCGGCATGGGCAGCGTCGGCGCGATGGCGCGCGGTTCGGCCGACCGCTATTTCCAGGCGGACATCAAGGACCAGATGAAGCTGGTACCCGAAGGGATCGAGGGGCAGGTGCCGTTCAAGGGCCCGGCCAAGGATGTGATCCATCAGCTGGTCGGCGGGGTAAAGGCGGCGATGGGCTATACCGGCAGCCACACCATCCCCGAACTTCAGGAACGGGCACGGTTCGTGCGCATCACCAATGCGGGCCTGCGCGAAAGCCATGTCCATGATGTCACCATCACGCGAGAGGCGCCCAATTATCCGACGCGCTGA
- a CDS encoding RsmB/NOP family class I SAM-dependent RNA methyltransferase, producing MTPGARVQAAIELLDAIILAARDQGASADVLIARYFAGRRYAGSKDRRAVRELVYAAIRMLGDRPVSGRTAMLALADSDPALAATFGSGGHAPAAREAHEVPATPGVLPEWLAQRMTDSGVGADVQASLLDRAPLDIRVNPLRSDVGAVLAAFPEAAGIDGLPNGLRLPADTRVDPNPLYEAGAFEIQDAGSQWVTLASGVAPGMAVIDLCAGGGGKTLALAAMMAGEGRIIASDTDRARLSRLAPRAARAGVTGIEPVLINPMREAEGLAEWHGRADHVLIDAPCSGTGTWRRNPEARWRLTPDRLVRLAETQQRLLGVAARLVRPGGTLTYIVCSLLDAEGRDQAEAFLAAHPDWTAVDRPIPIGTPHGPGLRLDPATHSTDGFFVVTMAAKAN from the coding sequence ATGACGCCGGGCGCGCGCGTTCAGGCGGCGATCGAGCTGCTCGATGCCATCATCCTTGCCGCCCGCGATCAGGGCGCGTCCGCCGACGTGCTGATCGCCCGATATTTTGCGGGTCGCCGCTATGCCGGGTCGAAAGACCGTCGGGCGGTGCGTGAGCTGGTCTATGCGGCCATCCGGATGCTGGGGGACCGTCCGGTCAGTGGCCGCACGGCGATGCTGGCGCTGGCTGACAGCGATCCGGCACTTGCAGCGACCTTCGGTTCCGGCGGCCATGCGCCGGCTGCGCGGGAGGCCCATGAAGTGCCCGCCACGCCCGGCGTCCTGCCCGAATGGCTGGCGCAGCGGATGACGGATAGCGGCGTCGGCGCGGACGTTCAGGCATCGCTGCTGGACCGTGCCCCGCTGGATATCCGGGTCAATCCTTTGCGATCGGACGTCGGGGCGGTTCTGGCGGCTTTTCCGGAAGCGGCGGGCATTGACGGCCTGCCGAACGGCCTTCGGTTGCCGGCGGATACCCGCGTCGATCCCAATCCGCTGTATGAGGCGGGTGCATTCGAGATTCAGGACGCGGGCAGCCAGTGGGTGACACTGGCCAGCGGGGTTGCGCCCGGCATGGCGGTCATCGACCTGTGTGCAGGGGGCGGCGGCAAGACGCTGGCGCTGGCGGCGATGATGGCGGGGGAGGGACGGATCATCGCCAGCGATACCGATCGTGCCCGCCTGTCGCGCTTGGCCCCCCGCGCTGCCCGTGCGGGGGTGACGGGCATCGAACCTGTGCTCATCAACCCCATGCGGGAGGCAGAGGGGCTGGCCGAATGGCACGGCAGGGCGGATCATGTCCTGATCGACGCGCCCTGTTCCGGCACGGGCACATGGCGGCGCAATCCGGAGGCGCGCTGGCGGCTGACGCCCGACCGGCTCGTCCGGCTGGCGGAAACGCAGCAACGGCTGCTGGGCGTCGCCGCGCGGCTCGTCCGGCCGGGCGGGACGCTGACCTATATCGTCTGTTCGCTGCTCGATGCCGAGGGGCGGGATCAGGCAGAGGCCTTTCTGGCCGCGCATCCCGACTGGACGGCGGTCGACCGGCCCATCCCGATCGGCACACCGCATGGCCCCGGCCTGCGGCTTGATCCAGCTACCCACTCGACGGACGGCTTTTTTGTCGTAACAATGGCGGCGAAAGCGAACTGA
- the rsmA gene encoding 16S rRNA (adenine(1518)-N(6)/adenine(1519)-N(6))-dimethyltransferase RsmA — MTPADLPPLREVIRTHGLTASKALGQNFLFDGQLLARIAAIPGNLNDAPVLEIGPGPGGLTRALLAAGARVTAIERDRRCIPALAELGVAWPGKLTVIEGDALAVDAPALFPGERPHIVANLPYNVGTQLLIGWLSTEWFPWWASLTLMFQREVAERIVAKAGSDAYGRLAILSQWRTDARIAMPVHRSAFTPPPKVMSAVVHLTPKQTPDGIRLARLEQITSAAFGQRRKMLRQSLKGVPGALDVLDQLGIDPTRRAETLTLDDFLSIARLMN; from the coding sequence ATGACACCGGCTGATCTGCCCCCGCTGCGCGAGGTTATTCGCACCCATGGCCTGACCGCCAGCAAGGCGCTGGGCCAGAATTTCCTGTTCGACGGACAGCTGCTGGCCCGCATCGCGGCCATTCCCGGCAATCTGAACGACGCGCCGGTCCTGGAAATCGGCCCGGGTCCGGGCGGCCTGACCCGCGCGCTGCTTGCGGCCGGGGCCAGGGTGACGGCAATCGAGCGCGATCGGCGCTGCATCCCGGCGCTGGCCGAACTGGGCGTGGCATGGCCCGGCAAGCTGACGGTGATCGAGGGCGATGCCCTGGCGGTCGATGCCCCCGCCCTGTTTCCGGGCGAGCGGCCGCACATCGTCGCCAACCTGCCCTATAATGTCGGCACGCAGCTGCTGATCGGCTGGCTGTCGACCGAATGGTTTCCGTGGTGGGCAAGCCTGACCCTGATGTTCCAGCGGGAAGTCGCCGAACGGATCGTCGCAAAGGCGGGCAGCGATGCCTATGGCCGCCTGGCCATTCTCAGCCAGTGGCGGACGGATGCGCGCATCGCGATGCCGGTGCACCGGTCGGCCTTTACGCCACCGCCAAAGGTGATGTCGGCCGTCGTCCATCTGACGCCGAAGCAGACACCGGACGGAATCCGGCTCGCCCGGCTCGAACAGATCACCAGCGCCGCGTTCGGGCAGCGCCGCAAGATGCTGCGTCAAAGCCTGAAGGGCGTACCGGGCGCGCTGGATGTGCTGGATCAGCTTGGCATCGATCCCACCCGCCGGGCCGAAACGCTGACCCTGGACGATTTTCTGTCGATTGCCCGGCTGATGAACTGA
- the pdxA gene encoding 4-hydroxythreonine-4-phosphate dehydrogenase PdxA, producing the protein MTGTSAPAALRAPLVVSLGDPAGIGPDITVGAWERRAQDRVPPFFVVGDIRSIQRIWQGPVRAIAEPGEAAAVFADALPVLSIVDAGAGAPGEPDIDGARSALQALEIAVGLTRSGAASALVTAPVSKSQLYKVGFTHPGQTEFVAERCGVAPDNVVMMLAGPDLRVVPITTHLPLAEVAHLLTPELIVAKARVTARGLARNFGIAAPRLAFAGFNPHAGEDGALGREEIERITPAIHQLQAEGIDATGPFAADTLFHARARARYDAVLCAYHDQALIPLKTLYFDEGVNISLGLPIVRTSPDHGTAFGIAGKGLANPGAMIAALRMAADSVERRAA; encoded by the coding sequence TTGACGGGCACATCTGCACCCGCGGCGCTTCGTGCGCCCCTGGTGGTCTCGCTGGGCGATCCGGCGGGAATTGGTCCTGACATCACCGTCGGCGCATGGGAGCGTCGGGCCCAGGATCGCGTCCCGCCATTTTTCGTGGTCGGCGATATACGCTCCATCCAGCGGATCTGGCAGGGGCCGGTGCGGGCAATCGCCGAACCGGGCGAAGCCGCAGCGGTCTTTGCCGATGCCCTGCCGGTCCTGTCCATCGTCGATGCCGGTGCAGGCGCGCCCGGCGAACCGGACATTGACGGCGCGCGCAGTGCGCTTCAGGCGCTGGAGATCGCCGTCGGCCTGACCCGGTCGGGTGCTGCATCTGCGCTGGTCACCGCCCCGGTTTCCAAATCCCAGCTGTACAAGGTTGGCTTCACCCATCCCGGCCAGACAGAGTTCGTGGCCGAACGGTGCGGCGTCGCGCCGGACAATGTCGTAATGATGCTGGCCGGGCCGGACCTGCGCGTGGTGCCGATCACCACCCACCTGCCGCTGGCAGAGGTTGCGCATCTGCTGACCCCGGAACTGATCGTGGCCAAGGCGCGGGTGACGGCGCGCGGCCTTGCCCGCAATTTCGGGATCGCCGCGCCCCGGCTGGCCTTTGCCGGGTTCAACCCCCATGCTGGGGAAGATGGCGCACTGGGTCGGGAGGAGATCGAACGGATCACGCCCGCAATCCACCAACTGCAGGCGGAGGGCATCGATGCGACCGGCCCCTTTGCCGCTGACACGCTGTTCCATGCGCGCGCCCGTGCCCGCTATGACGCGGTGCTATGCGCGTATCACGATCAGGCGCTGATCCCGCTGAAGACGCTGTATTTCGATGAAGGCGTGAACATCTCGCTCGGCCTGCCCATCGTGCGCACCTCGCCTGATCATGGGACGGCATTCGGCATTGCGGGCAAGGGGCTGGCCAATCCGGGGGCGATGATCGCCGCGCTGCGCATGGCGGCCGACTCGGTCGAGCGGCGCGCGGCCTGA
- a CDS encoding peptidylprolyl isomerase — protein MKNGLRVQLASLLAASVMTMTGIGAAMAGAQDAEVPNAGLDLPANLQIFGKSDPNVRKPTAIVNNTVLTGTDVDHRVAMIVALNQIKIPEDQMQQLKLQVLRGLIDETLQIQEAEANEITITPQEVTQGFARVARNFNMTPEQLRTFLRNAGSSDKTLYRQIQGELAWQRVIGRKVDAFVNVSTEEVEAVLKRIEDAKGTEEFHVKEIYLAATPDRQQEVFAEGQKIIASMRQGQPFEFFATTRSDATTRTVGGDLGWVRAAVLPDALATAAQQLQPGQVAGPIAIPGGFSILYLVDKRQVLVADPKDARLSLRQMTMRFAPGTTEAQGNAKVAEFAEATKALQGCGNVGTVAAKLGAEVVDNDAVVIRTLPPQLQEIMMNLNVGEATPPFGTREDGVRVLVLCGRDDQRAASLPSVEEMQDKMKQERVNLRAQRMLRDLRRDAVVEYR, from the coding sequence ATGAAGAACGGATTGCGCGTTCAACTGGCCAGCCTGTTGGCTGCTTCGGTGATGACGATGACGGGCATTGGTGCCGCCATGGCCGGCGCACAAGATGCCGAAGTGCCGAACGCCGGGCTGGATTTGCCCGCCAATCTCCAGATTTTCGGAAAGTCGGACCCCAATGTCCGCAAGCCGACCGCGATCGTGAACAACACGGTGCTGACCGGCACGGATGTCGATCACCGCGTGGCCATGATCGTCGCGCTGAACCAGATCAAGATTCCGGAAGACCAGATGCAGCAGCTCAAGCTGCAGGTGCTGCGCGGCCTGATCGACGAGACGCTGCAGATTCAGGAAGCCGAAGCGAACGAGATCACGATCACGCCGCAGGAAGTGACGCAGGGTTTTGCCCGCGTCGCCCGCAATTTCAACATGACGCCGGAGCAACTGCGCACCTTCCTGCGCAATGCCGGTTCGTCGGACAAGACGCTGTACCGCCAGATTCAGGGCGAACTGGCGTGGCAGCGGGTGATCGGCCGCAAGGTCGATGCGTTCGTCAACGTATCGACCGAAGAGGTCGAGGCGGTGCTGAAGCGGATCGAGGATGCCAAGGGGACCGAGGAGTTCCACGTCAAGGAAATCTATCTGGCGGCAACGCCGGACCGGCAGCAGGAAGTGTTTGCCGAGGGGCAGAAGATCATCGCATCCATGCGCCAGGGGCAGCCCTTTGAATTTTTCGCAACCACCCGGTCGGATGCCACGACGCGGACAGTCGGCGGCGATCTGGGCTGGGTCCGCGCGGCCGTGCTGCCCGACGCACTGGCCACCGCTGCGCAGCAGCTTCAGCCAGGCCAGGTGGCGGGACCGATCGCCATTCCGGGCGGCTTCTCGATCCTCTACCTGGTCGACAAGCGCCAGGTGCTGGTCGCTGATCCCAAGGATGCCCGCCTGTCGCTGCGCCAGATGACGATGCGCTTTGCCCCCGGCACGACCGAGGCACAGGGCAATGCCAAGGTGGCCGAGTTCGCCGAGGCGACCAAGGCGCTGCAGGGCTGCGGCAATGTCGGCACGGTCGCTGCCAAGCTGGGCGCCGAGGTCGTGGACAATGACGCCGTCGTCATCCGCACGCTGCCCCCGCAGCTTCAGGAAATCATGATGAACCTGAATGTCGGCGAGGCGACGCCGCCGTTCGGCACCCGCGAGGATGGCGTGCGCGTGCTGGTGCTGTGCGGGCGCGACGATCAGCGGGCGGCCAGCCTGCCGTCCGTCGAGGAAATGCAGGACAAGATGAAGCAGGAACGGGTGAACCTGCGCGCCCAGCGGATGCTGCGCGATCTGCGGCGCGATGCGGTGGTCGAATATCGTTGA